A region of the Desulfovibrio inopinatus DSM 10711 genome:
AGCGACTTGATAGAACTTATCAAAGACACGTTTTTGATCGTCATTGGGAATGCCTGTGCCATTATCTTCGATTGCTCCACCGATCATTCCATTGGCATCCCTCCTCAGTCGAAAACAGATATTTCCTGATTGCGTGAATTTCAGTGCATTGGAAAGAAGGTTCAAAAACACTTGGCGGATGCGATCTCGATCAATGACGAGCGGTGGAACATTGTTATCCACATCAAATGTTAAATGAACGTCAGGCTTCTTCTTGAATTCTGCTTCCATGGTACGCGCTGCCAAAAAAACTTCTTCAGGCAAATGAACGAGTTCATTGCGCCATTCGCACTTCCCAGATTCTATTTTATTGAGATCTAAGAGGTCATTGATAAGCCTGGACAAACGGAGTCCTTCACTTTCAATTATCCGTAGATTTTCCAGCATAAGTTGACCACGCTGTACCAAGGTGGCATCGTTGCGGACTGCTGGTAACATATATTTCTCAAAGTGCTTCCCCGTAACCTTGGCAAACCCCAAAACCGATGTCAGCGGAGTACGTAACTCGTGCGATGCGGACGCAATAAAGGCATTTTTGAGTTCATCAAGGTGCAAGAGTTTTTTATTGGCCTCTAAAAGATCATGTGTACGCGCCGCAACCTTTTGTTCGAGTTCCTCATGAACTCGCAACATGGCTTGCTCGGCGTTCTTTTGCACGGTAACATCACTCAAGACCACCATAATGCGGGCACCTTCAGGGAGTAAAAGTTTCCGTAATCGAATTCGCGAGGGAAACTCATTCCCATCCCGACGCCGTGAAATCCAGTCATACATGACATAGTCTTGCGTCAAGGACGATTCCAGACACTTTATAGCGTCACCTTGTGTAAGTCCTCCCCCACTAATTTCCTCGATGGAAAGGGTGTGGGCTTCCTGCGCACTGTAACCAAACATCACTTCGAAATTTCGGTTAACGTCAACGATGGAGCCGTCTTCCTTATGAATCAACACAGAGTCGGGCAAAGTATCCAACAGCGATTGCAAGCGCGCTCCCGAAGCCAAAAGACGCTGTCGAGATGCTTGTAAAGCCTGGCTCATCGCATTGAACATTGAAGCAAGGTCTCCAATTTCATCGCCAGTATTCAAGAGCTCAATTTCACCGCGTTCCCCCTTGGAAATGGCTTGAGCAGCATCGGTCAAGCGAAGCAAAGGCCCGGTTATTCCCCGAGCAACAACCACGGAACCAAGCACAACGGCCAGCGTAATGCCCAATATCAATAATAAGGCGTTACGCATCTGCATCTCAATGCGCTCTGCATTGTCGACTTCGGAATATCCTAAAACAAGAGTCCACGGTCTACTTTGAATACGGGTCTTTACATTGAGACTGCTATCGCTTCCACGACCATGCAGTGCAGCTCTAAAAAATTCCGGCGCAGTCT
Encoded here:
- a CDS encoding sensor histidine kinase, with translation MASAPTVLSYHYLMSMVVLGNPHPLWLFSPLALLFFPVLFTVRAFYGRARLQTRLLSAFLLMSLVPVGVLAILDQHATSQALVENSRQVMQNALAQSASALDHFIDANLATVRTESMIPQFAKFLELPAAIRADSQQEREVMALLMSLKRRDEINITSIALLDRHGVAVADTFGGEIGAEKSDRDYFREPMETGLPYVSTVGLTAWSQQPALYFSCPVRGSEGRILGVLRIRYNAVVLKRLLSSKTHEKGSDFKLILFDEHGIRLVDTARPDLTLTPGFPLDEETRKNLITRRHLLSNAADVSVTGQTLDVLAETAPEFFRAALHGRGSDSSLNVKTRIQSRPWTLVLGYSEVDNAERIEMQMRNALLLILGITLAVVLGSVVVARGITGPLLRLTDAAQAISKGERGEIELLNTGDEIGDLASMFNAMSQALQASRQRLLASGARLQSLLDTLPDSVLIHKEDGSIVDVNRNFEVMFGYSAQEAHTLSIEEISGGGLTQGDAIKCLESSLTQDYVMYDWISRRRDGNEFPSRIRLRKLLLPEGARIMVVLSDVTVQKNAEQAMLRVHEELEQKVAARTHDLLEANKKLLHLDELKNAFIASASHELRTPLTSVLGFAKVTGKHFEKYMLPAVRNDATLVQRGQLMLENLRIIESEGLRLSRLINDLLDLNKIESGKCEWRNELVHLPEEVFLAARTMEAEFKKKPDVHLTFDVDNNVPPLVIDRDRIRQVFLNLLSNALKFTQSGNICFRLRRDANGMIGGAIEDNGTGIPNDDQKRVFDKFYQVAPLEPGQTKSQGTGLGLSICRQIVEHYGGRIWIESELGKGCTVHFLLPLTKKHDLDGPMAGQHEHTVFV